The proteins below come from a single Microtus ochrogaster isolate Prairie Vole_2 chromosome 8, MicOch1.0, whole genome shotgun sequence genomic window:
- the Rpl27a gene encoding 60S ribosomal protein L27a — MPSRLRKTRKLRGHVSHGHGRIGKHRKHPGGRGNAGGMHHHRINFDKYHPGYFGKVGMRHYHLKRNQSFCPTVNLDKLWTLVSEQTRVNAAKNKTGVAPIIDVVRSGYYKVLGKGKLPKQPVIVKAKFFSRRAEEKIKGVGGACVLVA, encoded by the exons ATG CCATCCAGACTGAGGAAGACCCGGAAACTCCGGGGCCACGTGAGCCACGGCCATGGCCGAATCG GTAAACACCGCAAGCATCCGGGAGGACGCGGGAACGCTggaggcatgcatcatcacaggATCAACTTCGACAAATA TCATCCAGGTTACTTCGGGAAAGTTGGGATGAGGCATTACCACTTAAAGAGGAACCAGAGCTTCTGCCCGACTGTCAACCTGGATAAACTGTGGACGCTGGTCAGTGAGCAGACCCGGGTCAACGCTGCCAAGAACAAGACTGGAGTTGCTCCCATCATTGATGTCGTGCGATCG gGCTACTACAaagttctggggaagggaaagctcCCTAAGCAGCCTGTCATCGTGAAAGCCAAATTTTTCAgcagaagagctgaagagaagaTAAAGGGTGTTGGAGGTGCCTGTGTTCTGGTGGCTTGA